The sequence GTTGCTCGCAACTCAGGTCATGATCCAAAGAAAACGAAAGTTGCAGCCCATTCTTGGGGTTGGATTGCGGACGACCATGACAAGGCTGTGGAAGAATACTATCATCCAACCAAAGTAATTACGGACAATATCGCTAAAGACCGCCCACATTGGAGCGAGATGACCAAGGCGCAATATCTCTACTCCCTGACAGACGAAGGGGCAACCATCGTCGGAGATCCAAAACGAGTAGCTGAAAAAATTATTAAGACAATTGAAACGCTTGACTTGGACCGTTTCTTCCTCCATCTCCCAATCGGATCTATGCCACATGAAGATGTCCTCCGTGCCATCGAACTCTACGGAAAAGAAGTCGCGCCAATTGTCCGAGATTATTTTGCTAAGAAAGAAGAGAATCAGTCCCAAGACTGATGAGATAGTTGATAAGATGAGCTATACTATAGTCAATCCTAAATATTTTTCATAATCTCCTGAAAATCCTGACCAAGTGGTTGGGATTTTTTGCATGCAAAAACACTCTTGGAAATTCCAAGAGTGTTTTAAGTAACGGTGTTAAACAGTTTGTAGTTTTTATTTCATCATCGGGAGTGACAAGGTCTGGTAGGCCTTGTCAGCCTGTTACCTATTTCATTGTAGGGAACAATAGTACATCCCGAATAGTAGTGGTGTCTGTCAAGAGCATGCAGAGGCGGTCGATACCGATTCCGAGGCCACCTGTTGGTGGCATACCGTATTCGAGGGCTTCGATGTAGTCGTAGTCAACGCCTGTCGCTTCGTCGTCACCGAGTTCTTTAGCCTTAGCTTGGGCTTCGAATCGTTCTAATTGGTCGATTGGGTCGTTCAATTCAGTAAAGGCGTTTCCGTATTCCTTGGTCATGATGAAGAGCTCGAAGCGGTCTGTGAAGCGTGGGTCTTCATCGTTTTTCTTAGCTAGTGGGGATACGGCTACTGGGTGACCATAGACAAAGGTTGGTTGGATAAGAGTTGCTTCAACGTATTCTTCAAAGAAGCTGTTGATGATTTGACCAACTTCTGTATGGTGTTTTTCCACAGGGACCTTATGCTCAGCTGCAAGGACTTTTGCTTCCTCGAAGCTCATCTCTTGCCAGAAGTCCACGCCAGTTTGTTCCTTAATAGCATCGACCATGTGGATACGCTTGAATGGCTCGTGGATGTTAATGACAGTATCTTGGTAGGTCACAGGACCATCACCGACAACAGCCTTGGCAGTATGCTGGATAATTCCTTCTGTCAAGTCCATGATGTCCAAGTAATCCGCATAGGCTTGGTAAACCTCAATGGAAGTGAACTCAGGGTTATGAGTCGCATCCATACCTTCGTTACGGAAGATACGGCCGATTTCATAAACGCGTTCCATACCGCCAACAATCAGGCGTTTGAGGTGGAGTTCTGTCGCGATACGAAGGACCATGTCAATGTTTTGGGCATTGTGGTGGGTGATGAATGGACGAGCCGCAGCACCACCGGCTTCGTTGTGAAGGACAGGTGTTTCCACCTCCAAGAAACCAAGTCCGTCAAGATAACGGCGGATTTCTGAGATGATTTTTGAGCGGGTCACAAAGCGGTCAAAGCTCTCGCGGTTGGTAATCAAGTCCAAATAACGCTTGCGGTAGCGGGTCTCGATGTCTGTCAAACCGTGGAATTTTTCTGGCAATGGGCGGAGCGCTTTAGACAAGTGAGTCAATTTGCGAGCATGGATAGACAACTCACCAACATTTGTCTTGAAAACATCTCCCTCGACACCGATAAAGTCACCAAGGTCTGCTTTTTTGAAGATTTCATAATTTTCTTCGCCAACATCATCCTTACGAACGTAGATCTGAATCTGGCCTTCGCGGTCTTGAATGTGAGCAAAACCTGCCTTACCCTTACCACGCTTGGTCATGATACGACCTGCAATGATTGCTGTTTGCCCTAATTCTTCTAAGTCTTCTTTTGATTTTTCTTCGTACTGAGCTTTCAATTCAGCTGAATTTGCAGAACGCTCAAAACGTTTTCCAAATGGGTCAATGCCCTGTTCAGCAAGGGCCGTCATTTTTTCACGACGGACAATCTGTTGGTCATTTAATTCTTCAAAATGTTCAGTTGACATAAAAATTTCATTCCTCCAAAGTCTGTTCCTTCTATTCTATCATAGAATAGGTAAAAAATCAGCAAAAAAGAAAGCAAGAAACTGCTTTCTTAGTGAGATTTGTAGCTGGTATCATTCCAAGCCAGTTCGGTAAAGTGTTCAAA is a genomic window of Streptococcus sp. 29896 containing:
- the lysS gene encoding lysine--tRNA ligase, encoding MSTEHFEELNDQQIVRREKMTALAEQGIDPFGKRFERSANSAELKAQYEEKSKEDLEELGQTAIIAGRIMTKRGKGKAGFAHIQDREGQIQIYVRKDDVGEENYEIFKKADLGDFIGVEGDVFKTNVGELSIHARKLTHLSKALRPLPEKFHGLTDIETRYRKRYLDLITNRESFDRFVTRSKIISEIRRYLDGLGFLEVETPVLHNEAGGAAARPFITHHNAQNIDMVLRIATELHLKRLIVGGMERVYEIGRIFRNEGMDATHNPEFTSIEVYQAYADYLDIMDLTEGIIQHTAKAVVGDGPVTYQDTVINIHEPFKRIHMVDAIKEQTGVDFWQEMSFEEAKVLAAEHKVPVEKHHTEVGQIINSFFEEYVEATLIQPTFVYGHPVAVSPLAKKNDEDPRFTDRFELFIMTKEYGNAFTELNDPIDQLERFEAQAKAKELGDDEATGVDYDYIEALEYGMPPTGGLGIGIDRLCMLLTDTTTIRDVLLFPTMK